CATCAGGAGGATGACGCCGACCTCCGCCAGCTGGCTGGCCATCTCCACATCGGCCACGAAGCCGGGCGAGTGGGGCCCGAGCGCGATCCCGGCCAACAGGTAGCCCACGAGCGGCGGCAGCTTGAGCTTCGTGGCCAGGAACCCGAAGACAAACGCGACACCGAACGCGCCGGCGATCGTGATGAGCAGGGGAGTGTGCGCCTCCATCCTTCTAAGCTACCACACCGCTATCCATCGGTCAGCTTGGCTCCGGATTTCGTGCACGTCAGCCGGCGCCGGTCCGCCTTGGGCCCGAAGTTGAGGAGCAGCCCCACCGACAGCCGGGTGACCTGCAGGTACCCGTACAACTGCTTCTCGTGGGCCGGGATGATGCGCTCCGCCGCCTTGAGTTCCACAACGACCTGCCCGTTCACGATCAGATCGGGGCGAATCTCCCCAATCCGGACGCCTCGGAAGTGGAGGGGATAGGGTACCTCCCGCCGCACGGTGAGGTGCCGATCGCCGAGGGCGATGACCATGGCCGCGGCG
The DNA window shown above is from Gemmatimonadaceae bacterium and carries:
- a CDS encoding GxxExxY protein; its protein translation is MSEPMLFEEVTHEIIGAFYDVYNAIPYEQHESVYAAAMVIALGDRHLTVRREVPYPLHFRGVRIGEIRPDLIVNGQVVVELKAAERIIPAHEKQLYGYLQVTRLSVGLLLNFGPKADRRRLTCTKSGAKLTDG